The Rhodamnia argentea isolate NSW1041297 chromosome 7, ASM2092103v1, whole genome shotgun sequence genome contains the following window.
AAAATGGTAGTCTCATTCCAATCCGACAGAACATCCATGGCCGAAACTCCGGCGACTTGCCGGGATGTCCACGGACAAGTCGAGTTCCCCGGCGAGCCAGAGACTTCGCTGGACGTCTTCTTTGAGTTTCTGGACGAAGGCGTGGCGTCGCCAGAGAGTTCGTGCAGCTCCCGCGACGGGTTCGAGGATCTAGTGAATGACGAGGACGGCGGGTCGTCCAATGCTAAAGAGAGCAGAGCATTTTGGGAGTCTCAGGAACATCTCGTTCAGGTAACTAACTAATCAATTTGATTAACTGTCGGaagttttttattaaatttttcccGCTATGAATACGTATTGGTGGTGAACGATTCTCACTTTTGCAGGCGACTCTGTGTCGGACCAGTTCAATCGAGTCAAGAATCAGGCAAGCCACTAAAGAATGCTTGATGGAATTGAATTGGAACAGTTCGCAGTGCGATTGTGTTAACTCCGCCACAGGGGGTTGCCAGAGTTGCCGTCGGCAGGACGTTTGTGACCGGCTCCGGGGCAATGGCTTCAACTGTGCCATTTGCAAATCCAAATGGAGGAGCTCACCAGATATGCCCTCAGGTAATTATAAAAATGGCTATTTTCGGATTactctaaatctttcaattctgGCATGGTAATCTGATTGCTGATTAGTACACCCATTTCCAGTTGGTGGGCGAGTTTGCAATTttagtaataatttttttttttatgcaatgacCAAATTGCTGAAATTTTTACTCAATTTCGTCCTCAGGGGAGCACACGTACTTGGAAGTGGTGGATGAATCGAGTCCCAAGAAAGGAGCGGTGAGAGTGATAATCGAGCTCAATTTCCGGGCGGAGTTCGAGATGGCAAGGGCTTGCGAGGGGTACAACCGGCTGATCGGGCGGTTGCCAGAGGTCTTCGTCGGCAAAGCCGAGAGGCTGAGGCCGCTGATCAAGGCGCTGTGCGCGGCCGCCAAGAGGTGCACGAAGGAGAAGAGGATCTGCATGGGCCCGTGGAGGAAGCACAAGTACATGCAAGCCAAGTGGCTCGGCGCATGCCAGCGCTCCGCGCCGGGCCCTCTCCCAGCCGGGCTATTGGTCCGGCCCCCGAAGCCGAGGGCCTCGATGCTTACTTTCGACATGCTTGAGATGTTGCCCAAGTTGCAATGCACTGCGGTTGAAgttgtatgatttttttttttttaagtgtgtGGAAGGAGAAACCCatggtttttttaaattttgcccGTTGAATTGGAGAGTATTTCAATGAGTCATGAGAATTTTGGAGGAAAGGATGGAGTGATCCCAATAAATTTTGAGTCAGGCTTTGCCAATACAtacttgtgtttttcttttcaatatagTTTTTTTTCATACCTTGAAAGTCGGTTCGACGAGTACTCTGCGATCGCCCTTTCAGATATCATTGCTAAGCAGGGCTCTTTAGCTTATGAGGTATCATAgggaaagtacaaaaaaaaaaaaaaaaaaaaatctaaatgcgTCTGTGCGAATTAATTCCTAACCTTTTCACGttaatatcaatttagtcctttcggccattttgacaagaaattatTGAAGTGGATGCTGGACATCTTACATGACATGACCGAATGGTGACATGGCCATTTCATAATGATATATTgaacaattttataattttctcttttattctattttctctattattattattttttctcttttagtctctattttttccccttcattttGGCCGACGAGGCCTAGCGAGCCCTCGGCAGATTTGAGGGGTCGCCTTGTTTGCGGCCGGTGAGATCGTGATGGCCTTGGGTGAGTACCATGGCCGGCTAGGGCATAATGGCCAAATGGCTGACAAGGGTCGCTAGgccaaccaaaatgaaaagaaaaatgagagaaaaaacgaaaagcaaataaaaaaggtcaaaaaattcaaaaaaaaataaaatattgttaaaaatgtcAACATCGGCGCATGCCATGTAAATTGATGGAATGTTGTACTAAAATGGAAATTAGGATATACAACAAAAAGTGATTACAGTCCTTCTTTGAGAAGGGGAATTTGAAGATGCACATGCTTACACAAAAAACAGAAATTAGGATAGAGAGTGAATAGATACTTTgaagtaaagaaaaataaggacAAATTTGGATCGGCAATAAGGTGATTTTTTGCCGCGATGAACCTATGTACGCTGCAAATCAAGATGCAAGAGTGAAGACAAGCATTTTGGGGAGAAGTTactcaaaaagtcctaaacctattgcatttgtttcaatttgGTATTAAACCTCTAAATTGAtccgatttagttctaaatcttttcataatgaTACTCGATTGAGCCAATTCGGTCAATTTAAGCTGGAAATTGCCGAAGTGGACGCTTACCATCCAACGTGGCACAcccggcattgacgtggatatcatttaatttttaaatatttttttccaattttttatttttctttttcttttttccttctttgttttgccgtttgcttttctttcctctttctttattctttattttcctcttGTGATGGCTAGCGAAGGTGGTCGGCCCGCctgccatcctatgtggcacatttggcattgacatggatattattatttttatttttaaatgttttttcaaattttttgttatatttttattgattttttcccttcttttttttcctccttagcTTTTCTTTCCctgctttgcttttctttcttttctcttttctctttatttgcCTCGGCCAGTCGCTAACCCTTGTGATGTTCAACGGAGGTAGTTGGTCATCAGCGAGAATGAGGGTTGAGCAAGGCCACTCCTTGCCATTACCAGAGGCCAACGAGCGTGTCTCAGACCTCACCCTTGCCAGTGGCCGGCCATCACATAGGCTAGTGACTGTTTGAAACGCCTCGTTCCTTCTTTACAATGCCGATCGGAGGTTTGCCACCATGCCCATGGTGGTTCCCCTGCATAGGTGGAAGGAGGTGGTTTCGAGGTGAGAGGTGAGAGGGTTTAGTGAGAAATGGATATGGTAGGGGTgtaggagagagagattgtggagTTAGGGAAAAAGTATTAAAAGTCATAAACCggtatcaatttaattctaaacctttaaattggactaatttagtcataaacatttttacattgcattgatatcaattcaatccatccaattAATTTAGGCCAAAAACCACTAATAAGAATGCCggtcgtcttacgtggcatcaCCAACATCGACATTCACAttcttttattataatttttaaatagcttttgtgatattttttatttttttcacacttttctttcttcccttttctttttgccggtggcAGGCCAACAACCGGCCATAGGCCATGGCCAGTGAGGTCTACCCTCGCCCAAGCCAAGGCAGCCTCTTTGGGCCTCGCCTGGGCGAGGGTaagaataaaaacataaaaatttaaaaatgtacaaaaaaaatccatgtcaaCGTCCGCACGGTGCTACGTAGAAGGGCCGTTGTCCATGTCGGTTGTTTTCGATCTAAACTGGCTGAATGGACTGAATATGtatcaatataataggtttataatttttttgatactttttcggGAATGTAGGTATTTGTGTGTGCATACATCGACCACATTAGATAGAGATGGTTAGTTGTTCgaccccttctctctctctctctctacgtcttggctgctgcttcttcttcttcttcttcttcagattCGGTATATCTGAACTAATCTTGGTCGATCGCAATGAACTAGTTCACATTCATTGGCTCTTCCTTCTTTAATCTTCTAATGGACATGGGAATCGGGAATGGTGTGTTCCATGACTAGAGTACCCTTCTTCTGTTTGAGACTACCCTTTCTCCATTAGGCCAAAATAGAGAtcgtacaattttttttttagggagtAGATGGAACAGGTAATGTGGAAAGATGGTTTCCACGCTCTTGACTAATGTTCAACTTGAGCCGaagtttaattttgttcaatgtgggTTCTCATACACCTTTTAAAGTCAAAATCAACAACTAAATTGTAGGGCTTTCATTTACCGGTTTGTGCTTGGACGTGGCCACATCCGCAAAATTCCAAAAGACCAGACGAAACTTGCTGTCAAACACATACAATATGTCAAGATCCAATTCCCAAAAACCTCCTGCTGATGCTGGAAGTCAGCAGCTGGGCCGATTCCATCTGGTTATCGGCCCAGACCGGCTGATTCACAAAGGAGCCGGTCTAGTTCTCGATTCTAATAATTAAGAACATGCCTTGATTGGTTTGGTTCCTGGTTCTACACCTTGAACCGATCAGGTCTACCGAGGAACCAGAAACCTGCAAGGTCGGCTCCAAGGTCCAACCCTAAGTAAGTTatttttctctatctctctcttttttaacaTAAGGTATTTATTGAAACAaaattaaaggggaaaaaaaaaaactccggCCGGTTCCGAGCTCAACATGGTTGGTTTTCGatttaaaaaattgggaacATAACTACCCTGGAATTGTAGCACCCTCAGCTAATACTATTTTAGTCCTAATCATCAGTAGCTGTAGaacctaaaaatgaattgagatGAATGGCATAAGTAGATATAGTTTTATATAGGTTTGGAATTATATTTATTTGTATAACAACTTAGGTTTATAATCTTTTGGATTTAAAATTCATGAAATGTTGTGAGGTTGTGTGTTAATTTTCAATGTGTTACTCTTTTAATAAGGACCAAGGTGTATGTTTCAGTTTGCGCCTAGGTAACTCTAAGTCTGGACGCACTCGCTTTACTTTGTGACGTGTCTAAAGGTTCTCGAGGTGCAGTTTCGACAAGAAAACAAGACGATCATCATGATTCTGGTCCTGACACGCAGGATAACCCTGTCATTCGTTACTTGGGCAGTGACAATTTTAGGACACGAAGTACAGATCATGCATCGATGTATTATATCTTGACCTTTTGGAAAATGTCATCGATTCAATTGCCATCTTTGATGACATCGAAGAAACCTAACCTGTCCAACTCTAGTTAGTTGATAATGGGAAGGGCGGCCCTTGATAAAAAGCAAACGGTAATCCGGTTTAAACTGTTCCTGAAGATGTTTCCAGAGTCTTTGGAGATacaaatggccaaaaaaaaaaaaaatgcaaagcaGAGATCTTGTTTGCATCTTCTAAATCAATGGAGCATCACATATAACAAGGGGTACAAATTGTAGACCTTCAAGATTGCATTGCATTCAGATAATAAGTACCATGTGAAGATTAGCCGATAACCGATAGATCAAAGAGCATATTACGCCAAACTGGTGATTAAGTATTGAGATGACCAGAGGGTCATATCTTAAAATGCTCGAGCTAATACGATGAAGAGATGTTAACTTCCTTTGGCACGAAGCACTCCAAATTTTTGTGTATGTTAAACTGGTTCGGGTGTTTCCAATACCTAGCTCTTCCATATGCTTAACCTATAAAATGGCTAAACTAGGTCACCGTCACACGTTCCGAGGTTTTCGTGGCACAACCGATAGATCATGTGGCCGAGAAGAACCCCAAGACTTGATGTGTCTTGGACCTCTAGGGTTTGCCTAGGGTTTTCTAACATTTTCTAGAATATTCCGGGAGCGGGCGAAATGGTAATTGTCACGTGTTTTGGAACCTTTTCATTTATTGTCAATGGTTAGGTAGATGGGAAGATGCTATCCGAGCCATTAGATCAAATCTAGATTAACGATTGTAATTTAAGACCCTCTACTATATAAAGAAGCGTCCCCATTTTCATTTGATCATCCAAATACAAAAGCATTCCTCTCAGAGTctcaacaaccaagaaagccTAAGTCGCCACATGGGTCAACCCTCAAGTTGTCGACATGTGACAAGCTTGCATATGAACTTATTACTAATTGTGATAGCAGTGGTGCTCTAAGCAAGCAGCAGACAGCAGCATGACCTGATAACATTTTGACTATATAAGTTCAATTTATCACATTTTTGAAGCTTATTAGGTGAGCTGAGTTGCCAGACAGTGATCTAGATACTTGAGATGGACAACTAGAGCTAGAAACCATCTTTGGCATTTGGAAATCAAACGCAACAACAACGGCAAACAATTATCTGAGTCGGCTTGGGTCCCTTGCTTGACTCATAGAATGCAAAGAGCAGTTCTCTgcaaaagggaaaggaaaatctCCCTCGTATGCTTCGAAGAATTGTGTCACAGACAATGTCTAGCGGCCAAAGTCCAAACACGGAGATGAAACCCTTTGACGCTGAAAACATAGATTTTGAGATCAGTGCATATGATGATACATCCACTGTTCTTATGTCGTAGGTTTTCATAGCTTGCATTGGTAGGGTGCACAACAATGATAAACTAACcgaggaaatagaaaaaataattttcctgcAAACAAACGAACCCTTAATAATATTtcgtttagaattttttggacaactttGCTATCATTGTGTACATCGTTAAATTGCTCGTCCGacaagaagttgacatgtgGTGACACTGTAGCGTGGCTGTTGCATTTTGCGAATGCTAAAGTCAAGGGGTGTGTGCAAGTGTGTTTGTGTTAACATGAGGAGTACTCAAAAGATGCAACAATGAATAAGAATGGGCACAGGATTTACAAAGCACAAAGCGAAAGAAATTGTTTCTTTTAGATAGTTGTAGGTTACAGTGGAAGgaggagcttttttttttttttttttttttttgacataaaaaatcccacaCTTATATATGTGTAACATATTTACCATCCGTCAAGATTTTGTCAGATGATTTTTCTGTCAAAGTAACgtgatttttttccccttaagtCACATGTGTGACATATCAACACCGTTTGCTTTCTAATGTTCATGTAGGCAGTTTTTTTAACGTTTCTCATTGACGGAACTTTGACGAAGGCTAAATGTGTTACACAtataaaagtttgagatttttagtgtcatAGAAAAGTTTtaaagtaaatgtgtcatagtagatatagtttggaattttttgtgatttttgccCAAAACATTATgacaaaggaggaaaatgattttcatttcatttgtttattgtTTAGGGAATCACTTTCCCTTCTTGTAAGAAGAGGAAATCGCTTTTCTCCAACCTAAATTTGTTGTTTTAAGTCCATGAAaaaccccctttttttcttaCATTAGTTGGTTTTTCTcatcaaaataccaaaaagtcaaaaaataattttccttcaaacaatTGGACGCTTAATTTAGTTTGGTGTTGAACTTTTCAACACCATATTTTGTAGTTTTAGCATAATATTTCATCCAAATCGGGCCATACTGAATCGTGCTCATCCCGACTCTACTTAATCTGCTTTTGTGCAATCGATTAGAGGTCGACCGAAAGCAAATCCTGTCGAGAACGACTAGCTTATAACCCGTGCTCATTCAAGGTGGCCCGAGTGCCGGCCCCTATTCCACGTAGGATGGGAATTGAATTTTCACCCAAGGGATGGTGTGGGAATGGGAATGAGATCTCCTATTGCCCCCATCTTGTCTTTTCCACAAAGACATTATACGAGGATGGGCCAAAGTGTAGAGGGCATGGGGTGGTCATCTCCATTTTCGTCCTTATTACCTATCATCacatgagaaaattatcaaaaaaaggcATCAACTTATtaaacttttatcaattcagtcttaataatttcgccaattgagtctatccggctaattttggtcaaaaattgcTTACATGGATGCCAATCGTCTTTTGTGGCATGGCCTGCGCCGACGTCGATAATGACcgataa
Protein-coding sequences here:
- the LOC115746896 gene encoding uncharacterized protein LOC115746896: MVVSFQSDRTSMAETPATCRDVHGQVEFPGEPETSLDVFFEFLDEGVASPESSCSSRDGFEDLVNDEDGGSSNAKESRAFWESQEHLVQATLCRTSSIESRIRQATKECLMELNWNSSQCDCVNSATGGCQSCRRQDVCDRLRGNGFNCAICKSKWRSSPDMPSGEHTYLEVVDESSPKKGAVRVIIELNFRAEFEMARACEGYNRLIGRLPEVFVGKAERLRPLIKALCAAAKRCTKEKRICMGPWRKHKYMQAKWLGACQRSAPGPLPAGLLVRPPKPRASMLTFDMLEMLPKLQCTAVEVV